The following are encoded together in the Cyanobacterium aponinum PCC 10605 genome:
- the ahr gene encoding NADPH-dependent aldehyde reductase Ahr: MVNAYAAHETGGLLKPFQYQLPPIGAYEVDIQVQHCGICHSDLSLLENAWGVTQYPFVPGHEIVGTVLAVGQDVVHLKEGDRVGLGWHSAYCLHCDQCLTGNHNMCYSAQATIVGRHGGFADIVRAKVPSVVKLPDSVDMRTAGPLLCGGITVFNPLIQFNILPTAKVGVIGIGGLGHIAVQILQAWGCEVTAFTSSESKIEEALKMGANKTLNSRDSEELKSAENSFDLILSTVNVELDWSTYLSLLKPKGRLHLLGVVLEPLNLSVSSLLSRQKSVSASPVGSPNAIAQMLEFCQRHNIKPITQHFPLKEVNEAMEHLRAGKARYRVVLDMN; the protein is encoded by the coding sequence ATTGTAAATGCCTACGCCGCCCATGAAACAGGAGGGTTACTCAAGCCTTTTCAATATCAATTACCTCCCATCGGTGCTTATGAAGTTGATATTCAAGTACAACATTGCGGTATTTGTCACAGTGACTTAAGTTTGCTCGAAAATGCTTGGGGTGTTACTCAGTATCCTTTTGTACCGGGTCATGAAATTGTTGGTACTGTTTTGGCTGTGGGACAAGATGTAGTTCACTTAAAAGAAGGCGATCGCGTCGGCTTGGGATGGCACTCGGCATATTGCTTACATTGTGATCAATGTTTAACTGGTAATCATAATATGTGTTATTCTGCTCAAGCTACTATCGTGGGCAGACATGGAGGATTCGCCGATATAGTTAGGGCAAAAGTTCCTAGTGTGGTTAAGTTACCCGATTCTGTGGATATGCGTACTGCAGGACCATTGCTTTGTGGTGGCATAACGGTTTTTAATCCTTTAATTCAATTTAATATTTTGCCAACGGCTAAAGTGGGAGTGATTGGCATAGGTGGTTTAGGTCATATTGCAGTGCAGATTCTTCAGGCTTGGGGATGTGAAGTAACTGCTTTTACTTCTAGTGAGTCAAAAATAGAAGAAGCCTTAAAAATGGGGGCAAATAAAACTCTTAACTCTAGGGATTCAGAGGAATTAAAGTCGGCAGAAAATAGCTTTGATTTGATTCTCTCTACTGTTAATGTTGAACTTGATTGGAGTACATATTTAAGTTTACTAAAGCCAAAAGGTCGTCTTCATCTTTTAGGGGTGGTTCTTGAACCCTTAAACCTCAGTGTTTCTTCTTTGCTTTCACGACAAAAATCCGTTTCTGCTTCCCCTGTAGGTAGTCCAAATGCGATCGCACAAATGTTGGAGTTTTGTCAAAGACATAATATAAAGCCCATCACACAACATTTTCCCCTCAAGGAAGTGAATGAAGCAATGGAACATTTGAGAGCGGGAAAAGCCCGTTATCGAGTGGTATTAGACATGAATTGA
- a CDS encoding RNA methyltransferase has protein sequence MTVIDSVRIVLVEPAGERNIGSIARVMRNMGLTKLVIVNPHCNPLSEEAKVMAVHGVEVLEKAKIVNSIPSALQGCQRAIATTARERGIPTPLEKPRDVMGWLLEENINSALVFGPEDRGLSNQELSYAQRFVCIPSNPEYPSLNLAQAVGVCAYELYQEFLNQNQKTVIDTETEKQDDLADLKALEGYYQHLESVLLQVNYLYPHTAKATMEKIKRIVNRSDLKTQELAMLRGMLRQVEWGIKSHTLED, from the coding sequence ATGACTGTAATTGACTCTGTGAGAATTGTTTTAGTTGAACCGGCTGGAGAGAGAAATATTGGTTCAATTGCTAGGGTTATGCGTAATATGGGTTTAACGAAGTTAGTTATTGTCAATCCTCATTGTAATCCTCTCTCTGAGGAAGCTAAGGTTATGGCAGTGCATGGAGTAGAGGTACTAGAAAAAGCGAAAATAGTTAATTCTATTCCCTCCGCATTGCAAGGATGCCAAAGAGCCATTGCAACTACCGCCAGAGAAAGGGGAATTCCCACTCCTTTAGAAAAACCAAGAGATGTTATGGGATGGTTGCTAGAAGAAAATATTAACTCAGCTTTAGTTTTTGGTCCTGAAGATAGAGGGTTGAGCAATCAGGAATTAAGCTATGCTCAAAGATTTGTCTGTATTCCCAGTAATCCTGAATATCCCTCTCTCAATTTAGCTCAAGCGGTGGGAGTTTGTGCCTATGAGTTATATCAGGAGTTTCTGAATCAAAACCAAAAAACAGTAATTGACACAGAAACAGAAAAACAGGATGATTTAGCTGATTTAAAAGCCTTAGAAGGTTATTATCAACATTTAGAGTCCGTTTTGCTACAGGTTAATTATTTATATCCCCATACCGCTAAAGCAACAATGGAAAAAATTAAGCGTATTGTCAATCGTAGTGATTTAAAAACTCAAGAGTTAGCTATGTTGAGAGGGATGTTAAGACAAGTGGAATGGGGAATTAAAAGTCATACATTGGAAGATTAG
- a CDS encoding efflux RND transporter periplasmic adaptor subunit codes for MKPNQASNQDLSKIGQDSEKQDDLPQNNQKKLSRWLLILLILGGGIGSWQILKPSSVTSQAQVKESETPAKPVTVETLTTSQAVQKVKLLGQVEAGQKATLSSQIDGTIEQILVKEGDRISEGQVVAVLDIADAQIALAQAKAKLAQEQSNLDRLQVGTRPEIIAQRQAQLQSALAREKEAENNLASLIALQPDLIKQRQAELQATQAREKETQDNLKRITTLSEEGAISERILVEAQSAVETAVNERLRAESALQAQKTQASQDIAQGRTNLDNIRSEKLRLQASLAEAKAGPTIEEIEAQKGLVKLAQAQVQQAELALQRTEIKAPFAGIIQARQVDTGDYVETNDPLFTLVSDKSVDIFLEIPENISGQVTPGMRVNLSARALPDWQDKTIITAVIPTADTASRRQSVRVTLDNPPPQLVPGMAIQADLEMPLAVNDGFVVSRDALTRRGNQWLLFAVEGGKAKQLEVEIVNDLGSEVIIANAQLEEGKSIVVKGGDGLKDDTAVKIIE; via the coding sequence ATGAAACCGAATCAAGCGTCAAATCAAGATTTATCAAAGATTGGGCAAGATAGTGAAAAGCAAGATGATTTGCCACAAAATAACCAGAAAAAACTATCAAGATGGTTATTAATACTGTTAATTTTGGGTGGGGGCATCGGTAGTTGGCAAATACTCAAACCTTCTTCCGTGACTTCTCAAGCTCAAGTTAAGGAGAGTGAGACACCTGCTAAACCAGTGACAGTAGAAACTTTAACGACTTCTCAAGCTGTCCAGAAAGTTAAATTATTAGGACAAGTGGAGGCTGGTCAAAAAGCAACCCTAAGTTCTCAAATTGATGGTACGATCGAACAAATATTAGTAAAAGAAGGCGATCGCATCTCCGAAGGTCAAGTAGTAGCGGTTTTGGATATTGCAGATGCTCAAATTGCCCTAGCCCAAGCTAAAGCTAAACTTGCTCAAGAACAGAGTAACCTCGATCGCCTACAGGTAGGTACTCGTCCAGAAATTATCGCTCAAAGACAAGCCCAATTGCAGTCAGCATTAGCAAGGGAAAAAGAAGCTGAAAATAATTTAGCCAGTTTAATTGCCTTGCAACCAGATTTAATTAAGCAAAGACAAGCAGAATTACAAGCCACTCAAGCAAGGGAAAAAGAAACCCAAGATAATCTCAAAAGAATTACAACCTTGAGTGAAGAAGGGGCAATTTCTGAAAGAATCCTAGTAGAGGCTCAATCGGCGGTAGAAACAGCAGTTAATGAGAGACTAAGGGCAGAATCGGCTTTACAAGCCCAAAAAACCCAAGCCAGTCAAGATATTGCCCAAGGAAGAACTAATTTAGATAATATTCGTAGTGAAAAATTGCGTCTTCAAGCGAGTTTAGCAGAAGCAAAAGCAGGACCTACTATCGAAGAAATCGAAGCTCAAAAAGGTTTAGTAAAATTGGCTCAAGCTCAAGTCCAACAAGCAGAATTAGCCTTACAACGCACAGAAATCAAAGCACCCTTTGCGGGAATTATTCAGGCTCGACAAGTAGATACAGGAGATTATGTAGAAACAAATGATCCTCTTTTTACTTTAGTCAGTGATAAATCCGTTGATATATTTTTAGAAATTCCTGAAAACATTAGTGGACAAGTAACACCGGGAATGAGAGTCAATTTATCTGCCCGAGCCTTACCCGATTGGCAAGATAAAACTATAATCACCGCCGTTATCCCCACTGCTGACACTGCGTCTCGCCGTCAATCCGTTAGAGTTACATTGGATAATCCTCCCCCGCAATTAGTCCCCGGTATGGCTATTCAAGCTGATTTAGAAATGCCCCTAGCTGTAAATGATGGCTTTGTGGTTTCTCGAGATGCTTTAACTAGAAGGGGAAATCAATGGTTACTATTCGCTGTTGAGGGGGGTAAAGCCAAGCAATTAGAAGTAGAAATTGTCAATGATTTGGGTTCAGAAGTAATCATCGCTAATGCTCAACTTGAAGAAGGAAAATCAATTGTTGTCAAAGGCGGTGATGGATTAAAGGATGATACTGCTGTCAAAATTATTGAATAA